One Rattus norvegicus strain BN/NHsdMcwi chromosome 18, GRCr8, whole genome shotgun sequence DNA segment encodes these proteins:
- the Eif4ebp3 gene encoding eukaryotic translation initiation factor 4E-binding protein 3 — protein MSTSTSCPIPGSWDQLPDGYSTTPGGTLYATTPGGTRIIYDRKFLLECKNSPIARTPPCCLPQIPGVTIPPTVPPFKLELLKEQKQTEEEITDDEQFEMDM, from the exons ATGTCCACGTCCACGAGTTGCCCAATTCCAGGGTCCTGGGACCAGCTGCCAGACGGCTACAGCACCACGCCTGGCGGCACACTATACGCCACTACCCCGGGAG gcaccaggatCATCTACGACAGAAAGTTCCTGCTGGAGTGCAAAAACTCACCCATTGCCCGGACacctccctgctgcctccctcaGATCCCCGGGGTCACAATTCCCCCAACAGTACCACCCTTCAAGCTGGAGTTGCTGAAGGAACAGaagcagacagaggaagagataACCG ATGACGAACAATTTGAAATGGACATGTAA
- the Sra1 gene encoding steroid receptor RNA activator 1 codes for MTCCPAGGAEVEMAELYVKPGNKERGWNDPPQFSYGLQTQTGGTKRTPLTKRVAAPQDGSPRAPETSGPPPVDHPPPSSKASRPPPMGSCPASGVDPPSSPVIESETLIEDVLRPLEQALEDCRGHTKKQVCDDISRRLALLHEQWDGGKLSVPVKKRMALLVQELLHHQWDTADDIHRSLMVDHVTEVSQWMVGVKRLIAEKRSLSSEENKEETSTVAPENQTIPGFQPSS; via the exons ATGACGTGCTGCCCTGCTGGCGGTGCGGAAGTGGAGATGGCGGAGCTGTACGTGAAGCCCG GCAACAAGGAACGCGGCTGGAACGACCCGCCACAATTCTCCTACGGGCTGCAGACTCAGACTGGTGGAACCAAACGCACTCCCCTTACTAAGAGGGTTGCGGCCCCACAGGATGGATCCCCTAGAG CCCCAGAAACTTCTGGACCACCTCCAGTGGATCATCCACCTCCTTCAAGTAAGGCTTCCAGGCCTCCACCCATGGGGAGCTGTCCTGCTTCTGGTGTGGACCCCCCAAGTTCTCCAGTCATTGAGTCTGAGACTCTAATAGAAGACGTGCTAAGACCTCTGGAACAGGCATTGGAGGATTGCCGTGGTCACACGAAG AAGCAGGTATGTGATGATATCAGCCGACGCTTGGCACTGCTTCACGAACAGTGGGATGGAGGGAAGTTGTCAGTACCTGTAAAGAAGAGGATGGCACTGCTGGTACAAG aactTTTACACCACCAGTGGGATACAGCAGATGACATTCATCGATCACTCATGGTTGACCATGTGACTGAGGTCAGTCAGTGGATGGTGGGAGTTAAAAGATTAATTGCAGAAAAGAGGAGTCTATCTTCAGAGGAGAACAAAGAAGAGACATCTACAGTGGCACCTGAGAACCAGACAATACCAGGCTTCCAACCATCTTCATAA
- the Sra1 gene encoding steroid receptor RNA activator 1 isoform X1, whose translation MTCCPAGGAEVEMAELYVKPGNKERGWNDPPQFSYGLQTQTGGTKRTPLTKRVAAPQDGSPRAPETSGPPPVDHPPPSSKASRPPPMGSCPASGVDPPSSPVIESETLIEDVLRPLEQALEDCRGHTKKQVCDDISRRLALLHEQWDGGKLSVPVKKRMALLVQALFLFRTFTPPVGYSR comes from the exons ATGACGTGCTGCCCTGCTGGCGGTGCGGAAGTGGAGATGGCGGAGCTGTACGTGAAGCCCG GCAACAAGGAACGCGGCTGGAACGACCCGCCACAATTCTCCTACGGGCTGCAGACTCAGACTGGTGGAACCAAACGCACTCCCCTTACTAAGAGGGTTGCGGCCCCACAGGATGGATCCCCTAGAG CCCCAGAAACTTCTGGACCACCTCCAGTGGATCATCCACCTCCTTCAAGTAAGGCTTCCAGGCCTCCACCCATGGGGAGCTGTCCTGCTTCTGGTGTGGACCCCCCAAGTTCTCCAGTCATTGAGTCTGAGACTCTAATAGAAGACGTGCTAAGACCTCTGGAACAGGCATTGGAGGATTGCCGTGGTCACACGAAG AAGCAGGTATGTGATGATATCAGCCGACGCTTGGCACTGCTTCACGAACAGTGGGATGGAGGGAAGTTGTCAGTACCTGTAAAGAAGAGGATGGCACTGCTGGTACAAG ccctgtttctcttcagaactTTTACACCACCAGTGGGATACAGCAGATGA
- the Apbb3 gene encoding amyloid-beta A4 precursor protein-binding family B member 3, which translates to MLGKDYMLAIILVNCDDDLWGDQNLEGETGLPPGWRKIRDAAGTYYWHVPSGSTQWQRPTWELAEDPGTGKEGIWELRPPKGRSFSSLDSSLNRSNSLTWYNEDSYVRSLEPGAKCFAVRSLGWVEVPEEDLAPGKSSIAVNNCIQQLAQTRNRSQPHDGAWGEGQNMLMVLKKDAMSLLNPLDHSLIHCQPLVHIRVWGVGSSKGRDRDFAFVAGDKDSCMLKCHVFRCDVPAKAIASALQGLCAQILSERVGLSGEAACCSPDPISPEDFPRQVELLDAVSQAAQKYEALYMGILPVTKAMGMDVLNEAIGTLTGRGDRKTWVPAMLSVSDSLMTAHPIQAEAGAEEEPLWQCPVRLVTFIGVGHDPHTFGLIADLGCQSFQCAAFWCQPHAGGLSEAVQAACMVQYQKCLVASAARGKAWGAQARARLRLKRTSSMDSPGGPLPPPLLKGGVGGAGAAPRKRGVFSFLDAFRLKPSLLHMS; encoded by the exons ATGCTGGGCAAGGATTATATGCTGGCCATCATTCTGGTCAACTGCGATG ATGACTTGTGGGGGGACCAAAATCTGGAGGGGGAAACAGGCCTACCCCCTGGCTGGAGAAAGATCCGTGATGCTGCAGGAACTTATTATTGGCATGTACCCAGCGGTAGCACTCAGTGGCAGCGCCCAACCTGGGAACTAGCAGAGGACCCAGGAACG GGAAAAGAGGGGATTTGGGAACTACGACCTCCCAAGGGGAGATCTTTCTCCAGCCTGGACAGCTCATTGAACCGAAG TAACTCTCTAACATGGTATAATGAAGATTCCTATGTCCGGAGCCTGGAGCCAGGAGCTAAG TGCTTTGCAGTCCGCTCTCTGGGCTGGGTAGAGGTCCCTGAGGAGGACCTGGCACCAGGGAAGAGCAGTATTGCTGTCAATAACTGTATCCAGCAGCTAGCCCAGACCCGAAACCGGAGCCAGCCTCATGATGGTGCCTGGGGTGAG GGCCAGAACATGCTGATGGTCCTGAAAAAAGATGCCATGAGCTTGCTGAATCCCCTGGACCACAGTCTGATCCATTGTCAGCCTCTGGTTCACATCCGTGTATGGGGTGTGGGCAGCTCCAAGGGCCG TGACAG GGACTTTGCTTTTGTTGCGGGTGACAAAGACAGCTGTATGCTCAAATGTCATGTGTTTCGCTGTGATGTGCCCGCAAAAGCCATAGCAAGTGCTCTACAGGGGCTCTGTGCACAG ATCTTGTCAGAGAGGGTAGGACTCAGTGGAGAAGCTGCTTGTTGTTCCCCAGATCCTATTTCCCCTGAAGACTTCCCAAGGCAAG TGGAATTGCTGGATGCAGTGAGCCAGGCTGCTCAGAAGTATGAGGCACTGTACATGGGGATCCTACCAGTCACCAAAGCCATGG GTATGGATGTGCTGAATGAGGCCATTGGTACCCTCACTGGCCGTGGGGACCGGAAAACCTGGGTCCCCGCTATGCTCAGTGTGTCTGACTCTCTGATGACTGCACATCCTATTCAG GCAGAGGCTGGTGCAGAGGAAGAGCCACTGTGGCAGTGTCCTGTTCGCCTTGTAACCTTTATTGGTGTTGGCCATGATCCGCATACCTTTGGCCTCATCGCTGATCTTGGTTGTCAGAGCTTCCAGTGTGCAGCTTTCTGGTGCCAACCTCATGCTGGGGGACTCTCTGAAGCTGTGCAAGCTGCCTGCATG GTTCAGTACCAGAAGTGTCTAGTGGCCTCAGCAGCTCGGGGTAAGGCCTGGGGTGCTCAGGCTCGCGCTCGCCTGCGGCTCAAGCGGACCAGCTCCATGGACTCCCCAGGCggcccccttcctccccctctactcaaaggaggggttgggggtgctGGAGCAGCTCCTCGAAAGCGGGGTGTCTTCTCATTTCTTGATGCCTTCAGGCTAAAACCTTCTCTTCTCCATATGTCCTAA
- the Apbb3 gene encoding amyloid-beta A4 precursor protein-binding family B member 3 isoform X2, producing the protein MLGKDYMLAIILVNCDDDLWGDQNLEGETGLPPGWRKIRDAAGTYYWHVPSGSTQWQRPTWELAEDPGTGKEGIWELRPPKGRSFSSLDSSLNRSNSLTWYNEDSYVRSLEPGAKCFAVRSLGWVEVPEEDLAPGKSSIAVNNCIQQLAQTRNRSQPHDGAWGEGQNMLMVLKKDAMSLLNPLDHSLIHCQPLVHIRVWGVGSSKGRDSFVSAPARDFAFVAGDKDSCMLKCHVFRCDVPAKAIASALQGLCAQILSERVGLSGEAACCSPDPISPEDFPRQVELLDAVSQAAQKYEALYMGILPVTKAMGMDVLNEAIGTLTGRGDRKTWVPAMLSVSDSLMTAHPIQAEAGAEEEPLWQCPVRLVTFIGVGHDPHTFGLIADLGCQSFQCAAFWCQPHAGGLSEAVQAACMVQYQKCLVASAARGKAWGAQARARLRLKRTSSMDSPGGPLPPPLLKGGVGGAGAAPRKRGVFSFLDAFRLKPSLLHMS; encoded by the exons ATGCTGGGCAAGGATTATATGCTGGCCATCATTCTGGTCAACTGCGATG ATGACTTGTGGGGGGACCAAAATCTGGAGGGGGAAACAGGCCTACCCCCTGGCTGGAGAAAGATCCGTGATGCTGCAGGAACTTATTATTGGCATGTACCCAGCGGTAGCACTCAGTGGCAGCGCCCAACCTGGGAACTAGCAGAGGACCCAGGAACG GGAAAAGAGGGGATTTGGGAACTACGACCTCCCAAGGGGAGATCTTTCTCCAGCCTGGACAGCTCATTGAACCGAAG TAACTCTCTAACATGGTATAATGAAGATTCCTATGTCCGGAGCCTGGAGCCAGGAGCTAAG TGCTTTGCAGTCCGCTCTCTGGGCTGGGTAGAGGTCCCTGAGGAGGACCTGGCACCAGGGAAGAGCAGTATTGCTGTCAATAACTGTATCCAGCAGCTAGCCCAGACCCGAAACCGGAGCCAGCCTCATGATGGTGCCTGGGGTGAG GGCCAGAACATGCTGATGGTCCTGAAAAAAGATGCCATGAGCTTGCTGAATCCCCTGGACCACAGTCTGATCCATTGTCAGCCTCTGGTTCACATCCGTGTATGGGGTGTGGGCAGCTCCAAGGGCCG TGACAG CTTTGTCTCCGCCCCTGCCAGGGACTTTGCTTTTGTTGCGGGTGACAAAGACAGCTGTATGCTCAAATGTCATGTGTTTCGCTGTGATGTGCCCGCAAAAGCCATAGCAAGTGCTCTACAGGGGCTCTGTGCACAG ATCTTGTCAGAGAGGGTAGGACTCAGTGGAGAAGCTGCTTGTTGTTCCCCAGATCCTATTTCCCCTGAAGACTTCCCAAGGCAAG TGGAATTGCTGGATGCAGTGAGCCAGGCTGCTCAGAAGTATGAGGCACTGTACATGGGGATCCTACCAGTCACCAAAGCCATGG GTATGGATGTGCTGAATGAGGCCATTGGTACCCTCACTGGCCGTGGGGACCGGAAAACCTGGGTCCCCGCTATGCTCAGTGTGTCTGACTCTCTGATGACTGCACATCCTATTCAG GCAGAGGCTGGTGCAGAGGAAGAGCCACTGTGGCAGTGTCCTGTTCGCCTTGTAACCTTTATTGGTGTTGGCCATGATCCGCATACCTTTGGCCTCATCGCTGATCTTGGTTGTCAGAGCTTCCAGTGTGCAGCTTTCTGGTGCCAACCTCATGCTGGGGGACTCTCTGAAGCTGTGCAAGCTGCCTGCATG GTTCAGTACCAGAAGTGTCTAGTGGCCTCAGCAGCTCGGGGTAAGGCCTGGGGTGCTCAGGCTCGCGCTCGCCTGCGGCTCAAGCGGACCAGCTCCATGGACTCCCCAGGCggcccccttcctccccctctactcaaaggaggggttgggggtgctGGAGCAGCTCCTCGAAAGCGGGGTGTCTTCTCATTTCTTGATGCCTTCAGGCTAAAACCTTCTCTTCTCCATATGTCCTAA
- the Apbb3 gene encoding amyloid-beta A4 precursor protein-binding family B member 3 isoform X1 yields the protein MLKCHVFRCDVPAKAIASALQGLCAQILSERVGLSGEAACCSPDPISPEDFPRQVELLDAVSQAAQKYEALYMGILPVTKAMGMDVLNEAIGTLTGRGDRKTWVPAMLSVSDSLMTAHPIQAEAGAEEEPLWQCPVRLVTFIGVGHDPHTFGLIADLGCQSFQCAAFWCQPHAGGLSEAVQAACMVQYQKCLVASAARGKAWGAQARARLRLKRTSSMDSPGGPLPPPLLKGGVGGAGAAPRKRGVFSFLDAFRLKPSLLHMS from the exons ATGCTCAAATGTCATGTGTTTCGCTGTGATGTGCCCGCAAAAGCCATAGCAAGTGCTCTACAGGGGCTCTGTGCACAG ATCTTGTCAGAGAGGGTAGGACTCAGTGGAGAAGCTGCTTGTTGTTCCCCAGATCCTATTTCCCCTGAAGACTTCCCAAGGCAAG TGGAATTGCTGGATGCAGTGAGCCAGGCTGCTCAGAAGTATGAGGCACTGTACATGGGGATCCTACCAGTCACCAAAGCCATGG GTATGGATGTGCTGAATGAGGCCATTGGTACCCTCACTGGCCGTGGGGACCGGAAAACCTGGGTCCCCGCTATGCTCAGTGTGTCTGACTCTCTGATGACTGCACATCCTATTCAG GCAGAGGCTGGTGCAGAGGAAGAGCCACTGTGGCAGTGTCCTGTTCGCCTTGTAACCTTTATTGGTGTTGGCCATGATCCGCATACCTTTGGCCTCATCGCTGATCTTGGTTGTCAGAGCTTCCAGTGTGCAGCTTTCTGGTGCCAACCTCATGCTGGGGGACTCTCTGAAGCTGTGCAAGCTGCCTGCATG GTTCAGTACCAGAAGTGTCTAGTGGCCTCAGCAGCTCGGGGTAAGGCCTGGGGTGCTCAGGCTCGCGCTCGCCTGCGGCTCAAGCGGACCAGCTCCATGGACTCCCCAGGCggcccccttcctccccctctactcaaaggaggggttgggggtgctGGAGCAGCTCCTCGAAAGCGGGGTGTCTTCTCATTTCTTGATGCCTTCAGGCTAAAACCTTCTCTTCTCCATATGTCCTAA
- the LOC120098313 gene encoding uncharacterized LOC131768270 homolog produces MADDKDSLPKLKDLTFLKKQLERLQQRVEDEVNSGVGQDGSLLSSPFFKGFLAGYMVAKLRASAVLGFAVGTCTGIYAAQAYAVPNVEKTLKNYFRSLRKGPD; encoded by the exons ATGGCGGATGACAAG GATTCTCTGCCCAAGCTTAAGGACTTGACATTTCTCAAGAAGCAGCTGGAGCGCCTACAGCAGCGTGTGGAAGATGAAGTCAACAGTGGCGTAGGCCAG GATGGCTCGCTCTTGTCCTCCCCGTTCTTCAAGGGATTCCTGGCAGGATACATGGTGGCCAAACTGAGGGCATCTGCAGTATTGGGCTTTGCAGTGGGCACTTGCACTGGCATCTACGCGGCTCAGGCATACGCTGTACCCAACGtggagaagacactgaagaacTACTTTAGGTCACTACGAAAGGGGCCTGACTAG
- the Slc35a4 gene encoding probable UDP-sugar transporter protein SLC35A4, translating into MSVEDGGMPGLARPKQARWTLMLFLSTAMYGAHAPFLALCHVDGRVPFRPSSAVLLTELTKLLLCAFSLLVGWQTWPQGTPPWRQAAPFALSALLYGANNNLVIYLQRYMDPSTYQVLSNLKIGSTALLYCLCLGHRLSARQGLALLLLMAAGACYASGGFQEPGNTLPGPRSAAGARPMPLHITPLGLLLLILYCLISGLSSVYTELIMKRQRLPLALQNLFLYTFGVILNLGLYAGSGPGPGFLEGFSGWAVLVVLNQAVNGLLMSAVMKHGSSITRLFIVSCSLVVNAVLSAVLLQLQLTATFFLAALLIGLAVCLYYGSP; encoded by the coding sequence ATGAGTGTAGAAGATGGGGGTATGCCAGGCCTAGCCCGGCCAAAACAGGCTCGCTGGACCCTGATGCTGTTCCTGTCCACTGCCATGTATGGTGCCCATGCGCCATTCTTAGCACTGTGCCATGTGGATGGCCGAGTGCCCTTCCGGCCCTCCTCAGCTGTGTTACTCACTGAACTGACCAAGCTCCTGTTGTGCGCCTTCTCCCTCCTGGTAGGCTGGCAAACATGGCCCCAGGGCACGCCACCCTGGCGCCAGGCCGCACCTTTCGCACTATCAGCTCTGCTCTATGGCGCCAACAACAACCTGGTGATTTATCTGCAGCGCTACATGGACCCCAGCACCTATCAGGTGCTGAGCAATCTCAAGATTGGAAGCACAGCTCTGTTGTATTGCCTCTGCCTTGGACATCGCCTCTCTGCGCGCCAGGGGTTggcgctgctgctgctgatggctGCGGGAGCCTGCTATGCCTCAGGTGGCTTTCAGGAACCTGGGAACACCCTTCCGGGGCCCCGGTCAGCAGCTGGAGCCCGTCCCATGCCCTTGCATATCACTCCACTGGGACTTCTGCTCCTCATCCTATACTGCCTCATCTCCGGCTTGTCCTCCGTGTACACAGAGTTGATCATGAAGCGACAGCGGTTGCCCTTGGCTCTTCAGAACCTCTTCCTCTACACTTTTGGGGTAATCCTGAACCTTGGACTGTACGCTGGCAGTGGCCCGGGCCCAGGCTTCCTAGAGGGTTTCTCTGGATGGGCAGTGCTGGTGGTGCTGAACCAGGCAGTAAATGGACTGCTCATGTCAGCCGTCATGAAGCATGGCAGCAGCATCACACGCCTCTTCATCGTGTCCTGCTCGCTAGTGGTCAATGCTGTGCTGTCAGCAGTGCTGCTACAGctgcagctcacagccaccttctTCCTGGCCGCACTGCTCATTGGTCTGGCTGTGTGCTTGTACTATGGTAGCCCCTAA